One Corvus moneduloides isolate bCorMon1 chromosome 24, bCorMon1.pri, whole genome shotgun sequence DNA segment encodes these proteins:
- the IL10 gene encoding interleukin-10 isoform X3 produces the protein MRTCSRGTAMPILLLLLLGTAPARTQPSCLHFPDLLPAKLRELRVKFEEIKDYFQSKDDDLSIQLLSSDLLEEFKGSLGCQSVSEMMGFYMEEVLPSAMKTSTHHQQSVGDLGNLLLSLRTMMRRCHRFFTCEDRSRSMKHIKETFTKMNKNGIYKAMGEFDIFINYIEKYLMMKRRN, from the exons ATGAGGACCTGCTCCAGGGGCACAGCCAtgcccatcctgctcctgctgctgctgggcacgGCGCCTGCCCGcacccagccctcctgcctccactTCCCCGACCTCCTGCCTGCCAAGCTCAGAGAGCTGAGGGTCAAGTTTGAGGAAATTAAGGATTATTTT CAATCGAAAGATGACGACCTCAGCATCCAACTGCTCAGCTCCGACCTGCTGGAGGAATTCAAG GGGAGCCTCGGCTGCCAGTCGGTGTCAGAGATGATGGGGTTCTACATGGAGGAGGTGCTGCCCAGCGCAATGAAGACCAGCACGCACCACCAGCAGAGCGTGGGCGACCTGGGCAACCTCCTGCTGAGCCTCAGGACCATGATGAGGCGCTGT CACAGATTCTTCACCTGCgaggacaggagcaggagcatgAAGCACATCAAGGAGACCTTCACTAAG ATGAACAAGAACGGAATCTACAAGGCCATGGGAGAGTTTGACATCTTCATCAACTACATCGAGAAATATTTGATGATGAAGAGAAGGAATTGA
- the IL10 gene encoding interleukin-10 isoform X1 codes for MRMVQEHHVQPALHVRARLKRQREGRRRSDPYLDAGAPKITPAAAMSPSVQSAGTNPVPDTGTQGWERPEGPGLGHSGSFHQSRCKAAGIAAPVAPQGKGKVGSSSDKGQEEGTATTTPLGRNPWAEAAARVPLQHRFFTCEDRSRSMKHIKETFTKMNKNGIYKAMGEFDIFINYIEKYLMMKRRN; via the exons ATGAGGATGGTGCAGGAGCACCACgtgcagccagccctgcacGTCAGAGCCCGGCTGAAGAGACAAagagagggcaggaggaggtcTGACCCTTACCTCGATGCTGGGGCTCCCAAAATCACACCTGCTGCGGCCATGAGTCCATCAGTGCAGTCAGCCGGGACAAACCCTGTCccagacacagggacacagggctgggaacGGCCTGAGGGTCCAGGCTTGGGTCACTCCGGCTCCTTCCATCAGAGCCGGTGCAAAGCAGCTGGAATTGCTGCCCCCGTGGCCCcacaggggaaggggaaggtggggagcagcagtgacaagggacaggaggaggggacagccaCCACCACACCCCTGGGGAGGAACCCCTGGGCTGAGGCCGCTGCTCGTGTCCCTTTGCAGCACAGATTCTTCACCTGCgaggacaggagcaggagcatgAAGCACATCAAGGAGACCTTCACTAAG ATGAACAAGAACGGAATCTACAAGGCCATGGGAGAGTTTGACATCTTCATCAACTACATCGAGAAATATTTGATGATGAAGAGAAGGAATTGA
- the IL10 gene encoding interleukin-10 isoform X2 produces the protein MRTCSRGTAMPILLLLLLGTAPARTQPSCLHFPDLLPAKLRELRVKFEEIKDYFQSKDDDLSIQLLSSDLLEEFKGSLGCQSVSEMMGFYMEEVLPSAMKTSTHHQQSVGDLGNLLLSLRTMMRRCHRFFTCEDRSRSMKHIKETFTKVRPRSGAGPGWEEPAATAGQRSESGEQNPKKSLTT, from the exons ATGAGGACCTGCTCCAGGGGCACAGCCAtgcccatcctgctcctgctgctgctgggcacgGCGCCTGCCCGcacccagccctcctgcctccactTCCCCGACCTCCTGCCTGCCAAGCTCAGAGAGCTGAGGGTCAAGTTTGAGGAAATTAAGGATTATTTT CAATCGAAAGATGACGACCTCAGCATCCAACTGCTCAGCTCCGACCTGCTGGAGGAATTCAAG GGGAGCCTCGGCTGCCAGTCGGTGTCAGAGATGATGGGGTTCTACATGGAGGAGGTGCTGCCCAGCGCAATGAAGACCAGCACGCACCACCAGCAGAGCGTGGGCGACCTGGGCAACCTCCTGCTGAGCCTCAGGACCATGATGAGGCGCTGT CACAGATTCTTCACCTGCgaggacaggagcaggagcatgAAGCACATCAAGGAGACCTTCACTAAGGTAAGGCCACGCTCAGGGGCTGGGCCGGGATGGGAGGAACCTGCTGCCACGGCAGGGCAGAGATCTGAGAGTGGAGAACAGAATCCCAAAAAGTCTTTAACCACATAA